A genomic region of uncultured Paludibaculum sp. contains the following coding sequences:
- a CDS encoding PadR family transcriptional regulator: MDAPRAEVPYGTLDLLVMKTLQTMGPLHGFGIARRIEQAAEGSLFLNQGTIYPALLRLEQRGWIDSRWDTSENNRRAKYYSLTEAGQKRLEQEEREWQRTVAMMRRVLEAGA, translated from the coding sequence ATGGATGCGCCACGTGCGGAAGTGCCCTACGGCACCTTGGACCTTCTCGTCATGAAGACGCTGCAAACAATGGGTCCGCTGCATGGCTTCGGCATTGCCCGGCGGATTGAGCAGGCGGCCGAGGGATCCCTTTTCCTGAACCAGGGAACCATCTATCCCGCCTTGCTTCGCCTGGAGCAGCGAGGCTGGATTGACAGCCGCTGGGACACCAGCGAAAACAACCGGCGCGCCAAGTATTACTCGCTCACAGAGGCCGGCCAGAAGCGTCTGGAGCAGGAGGAGCGTGAGTGGCAGCGCACGGTGGCGATGATGCGGCGTGTGCTGGAGGCGGGCGCATGA